In Nitrospira defluvii, the genomic stretch GATTTGCAGCTGGCGGATCTGAGCGGCGCCACGTTACTGGACGGGTATTTTTATGGAGCGAATCTGTCGAAGGCCAACTTGACCGACGCCGACATGGCCGGCACGGATCTGCGACGCACCAATCTCCGGCAGGCCAACGCGCGCCGCGCCAATCTGCAGGGGGCGCTACTGGACAGCGCCGTCTTTGATGGCGCCTCGCTGGTGGAAGCCGACCTCGACAGCGCCTATCTTGACGATGCATCGCTGGTCAAGGTGGATCTTCACGAGGCGAGCCTCCGCGGCGCCGATTTCCGTTATGCCCGGCTCGACGGCGCCAACCTGCAGCGGACAAATCTCGAAAATGCCAACTTCGAAGGAGCTCGCCTCCTCAATGCCCGGCTCGACTCCGCCTTACTGACCATGACCGTCCTGTATAAGGCCAACCTGAACTCCGCCAACCTCCACGGGGCACGGCTTCACCATGCTGTCCTGATTGATGCCCGTCTGACGCGCGCCGATCTCCGGAAAGCAGACCTGACGGAAATCTATGCCCCGAAAGCCCATCTGCAACAAGCCCGGCTCAGCGAAGCGAACCTGGAACTGGCGAACCTCGTCGCCGCTGACTTGAGCCAGGCCGATCTCAGTCACGCCGTCGTGGTGCAGGCCAACCTGCAGGAAGCCAATCTCCGCAACGCCAACTTGAGTGCTGCCGACCTGACAGGAGCGCAACTCAACAACGCCGACCTGCAACAGACGAACTTGCGCGGGGCCAACCTCAGTGGCGCACTAGGCCTGGTGCAGGCGCAGCTGGACCAGGCCTGCCTGGACGAGGCAACCCGAATTCCTGCCGACCTGCAACGGCCACAGGCCTGCCAGATCCAACGCCAGCGGCGAAAATCGTAACGAGAAGGCCTTCCTTTCGCGATCATGTGGCTGGGCCTGCGCGTGCCTGACACAAGCGCAGAGGCCCAGCCCCCTGTCCTCGGTTGCCCCTGCGTCCCGCTACGGTCCCTGTGACGCTCACTGTTCCACATCCCCTGATTGTGCGACGGCCCCCTTCCGCGTACCTCG encodes the following:
- a CDS encoding pentapeptide repeat-containing protein, with the protein product MNQHPLFLTHALTLVASGLLASLLSIPDEADAAAKSARKPAQAPACESPFTHQRPAAKQLDKVLQSHARWLEDRDSADASRANLCRTDLHQLRLVGANLERINLEGANLKGANLRTASLVQAHLKGADLSQAMLDDANLEGADLRKGLLVKAHLNRVAADEAAFYGANLQGALLKEALLERAHFEDADLQLADLSGATLLDGYFYGANLSKANLTDADMAGTDLRRTNLRQANARRANLQGALLDSAVFDGASLVEADLDSAYLDDASLVKVDLHEASLRGADFRYARLDGANLQRTNLENANFEGARLLNARLDSALLTMTVLYKANLNSANLHGARLHHAVLIDARLTRADLRKADLTEIYAPKAHLQQARLSEANLELANLVAADLSQADLSHAVVVQANLQEANLRNANLSAADLTGAQLNNADLQQTNLRGANLSGALGLVQAQLDQACLDEATRIPADLQRPQACQIQRQRRKS